A single window of Halobacillus naozhouensis DNA harbors:
- the hemW gene encoding radical SAM family heme chaperone HemW yields MTIPSAYIHIPFCQQICHYCDFTKFFYNERLADEYMEALYQEIHTYIPGGKARVKTIFVGGGTPTVVTLSQLERLLRMIDEHFDIPACEEYTFEANPGDLDLEKVKLLKAYGVNRISLGVQVFDDDMLEKIGRVHQVKDVYTNVDRLIQAGLTNISIDLMYALPGQTVGAFEETIDEALQFGLPHYSSYSLQIEPKTVFYQRYKKGTLVKPPEDDEAEMYELLQRKLADQGVNQYEISNFAKPGFESKHNLTYWNNEYYYGIGAGSHGYVPGKRTINIRPLPAYVKQAKANGRPILHEEPVGLKEQMEEEMFLGLRKASGVSLKHFKGKYSRTVNEVFKDAVPKLKERGLLTVGDDSIRLTDKGKILGNEVFQEFLLDS; encoded by the coding sequence ATGACAATCCCCTCCGCATATATTCACATCCCTTTTTGCCAACAGATCTGTCATTACTGTGATTTTACAAAGTTCTTCTATAACGAACGATTAGCAGATGAGTACATGGAGGCTCTTTATCAGGAGATACACACTTACATTCCAGGTGGTAAAGCCAGGGTGAAGACGATTTTTGTTGGTGGAGGAACGCCAACCGTAGTTACTCTCAGTCAGTTAGAAAGACTGTTGAGAATGATTGATGAGCACTTTGATATTCCAGCGTGTGAAGAATACACGTTTGAAGCTAACCCTGGAGATTTGGATCTGGAAAAAGTGAAGCTTCTCAAAGCATACGGAGTTAATCGAATATCGTTAGGAGTCCAAGTTTTTGATGATGACATGCTTGAAAAGATTGGCAGAGTGCATCAAGTCAAAGATGTGTATACGAATGTTGATCGTCTCATCCAGGCGGGACTAACGAATATAAGTATTGATTTGATGTATGCCTTACCAGGACAAACGGTGGGGGCATTTGAAGAAACAATTGACGAGGCTCTCCAATTTGGGCTTCCGCATTACTCTTCTTACTCTCTCCAAATTGAACCAAAGACAGTCTTTTATCAAAGGTATAAGAAGGGAACGCTCGTTAAACCCCCTGAAGATGACGAGGCTGAAATGTATGAGTTGCTGCAAAGGAAACTTGCTGATCAAGGTGTCAATCAATATGAAATTAGCAATTTTGCCAAGCCAGGTTTTGAAAGTAAGCATAACTTGACATACTGGAATAATGAGTACTACTACGGGATTGGGGCAGGGTCCCATGGCTATGTGCCAGGAAAACGAACGATAAACATCCGTCCTTTACCGGCATACGTAAAGCAAGCAAAGGCGAATGGCCGTCCCATCCTGCATGAAGAGCCGGTAGGATTGAAAGAGCAAATGGAGGAAGAGATGTTTCTGGGTTTACGTAAAGCAAGCGGCGTTTCTTTAAAACACTTTAAAGGTAAATACTCACGAACTGTTAATGAAGTATTTAAAGATGCTGTACCTAAATTAAAGGAGCGTGGACTCCTTACAGTGGGGGATGACAGCATTCGTTTAACAGATAAAGGGAAAATATTGGGTAATGAGGTTTTTCAGGAATTTTTGCTTGATTCGTGA
- a CDS encoding NfeD family protein, with protein sequence MKWFIRSLFIVPLFLILCPISDHVNAEGKGQLVYVIPVENTVESGMVSFLERTTDEAIEKGADHIIFEIDTPGGRVDAAGDIGELLAGLDIPNTAFVASRAYSAGSYIALSADQIYMKPQATMGASGVINSDGTAADKKAQSAWISAMVSAAEANGRDSLYARAMADSSVNLPEYGAAKGEFLTLGPEDAVEVGYAEGIVNDRTQLLHEIGMSDAKVVETSPTLAENFARFLTHPVVIPILLSIASIGLVVELYSPGFGIPGIMGALSLILFFYGHVVAGLAGYEAIVLLILGIGLIVAELFLPGGIAGIAGIAAVVASLMLSSADMGHMAMSIGIALLLTIVVSIILIKTIGFERGFFRHVILNDSTSSEKGYVSTVNRLELIGLKGETITPLRPSGTALIDEERIDVVSEGSFIASNQQVKIVKIEGARIVVREEN encoded by the coding sequence TTGAAATGGTTTATTCGTTCCCTATTCATTGTGCCCCTGTTCCTCATTCTTTGTCCGATTAGTGATCATGTGAACGCTGAAGGGAAAGGCCAGTTGGTTTACGTGATCCCAGTTGAAAATACGGTTGAAAGCGGCATGGTCTCTTTCCTTGAACGTACGACGGATGAAGCCATTGAAAAAGGAGCAGATCATATCATATTTGAAATTGATACGCCTGGAGGGAGGGTGGACGCGGCCGGAGATATTGGTGAGCTGCTTGCCGGTTTAGATATTCCGAATACAGCCTTTGTGGCCAGTCGGGCGTATTCGGCAGGTTCGTATATTGCGCTGAGTGCTGATCAAATTTATATGAAGCCTCAAGCTACGATGGGCGCTTCAGGTGTAATTAATTCAGATGGGACTGCTGCTGATAAGAAAGCACAGTCAGCCTGGATTTCTGCAATGGTTTCAGCTGCCGAAGCAAACGGCCGCGATTCTTTATATGCAAGGGCCATGGCGGATAGCAGTGTGAATCTGCCTGAGTATGGAGCAGCTAAAGGGGAGTTTTTAACACTAGGACCTGAAGATGCTGTCGAAGTCGGTTATGCGGAAGGAATTGTGAATGATCGGACTCAATTGCTTCATGAAATTGGCATGAGCGATGCCAAGGTCGTTGAAACGAGTCCAACACTGGCAGAGAACTTTGCGCGCTTTCTCACCCATCCGGTTGTTATACCTATTTTATTATCGATTGCCAGTATTGGCCTGGTTGTTGAGTTATACTCCCCTGGTTTTGGCATTCCGGGGATAATGGGAGCATTGTCTTTAATACTTTTCTTTTACGGTCACGTGGTTGCCGGGCTCGCAGGCTATGAAGCCATTGTCCTGTTAATCTTAGGAATCGGTCTGATTGTAGCGGAACTATTTCTGCCTGGAGGCATAGCCGGAATAGCAGGGATAGCAGCAGTGGTAGCGTCGCTCATGTTGTCGTCAGCAGATATGGGTCATATGGCGATGAGTATTGGGATTGCTTTACTGTTAACGATTGTTGTTTCGATAATACTTATAAAAACGATCGGTTTTGAGCGAGGATTTTTCCGGCACGTTATTCTCAATGATTCCACCTCGTCTGAGAAAGGTTATGTTTCGACAGTGAACCGCCTTGAACTGATTGGATTGAAAGGGGAGACGATCACACCCCTAAGGCCATCCGGCACGGCTCTCATTGATGAGGAGCGTATAGATGTCGTATCAGAAGGAAGTTTCATCGCTTCTAATCAGCAGGTGAAAATTGTGAAAATAGAAGGTGCAAGAATTGTTGTTCGTGAAGAAAACTAA
- the prmA gene encoding 50S ribosomal protein L11 methyltransferase yields the protein MKWSEVCIHTTNEAIEPVSNILHESGASGVVIEDPQDMDKGETGFGEIYELNPEDYPEEGVHVKAYLPVNSFLSETVDAIKQSVNNLKMFDIDIGHNDVTLNEIHEEDWATAWKKYYKPVKISEKITIIPTWENYTPVQSDELIIEMDPGMAFGTGTHPTTVLSLQAIEQYLAKDDIVLDVGSGSGVLSVASVLLGADHVHAFDLDEVAVKSTMNNAKLNQVAHQVTSAKNNLLHEVTIEPDLIVSNILAEIIVQFVDDAYRLLQPDGYFITSGIIEGKKDLVKNRLQESGFEIVETNRMEDWISIIAKKPKIR from the coding sequence ATGAAATGGTCTGAAGTTTGTATTCACACCACAAATGAAGCAATTGAGCCCGTTTCCAATATCCTGCATGAGTCGGGAGCTAGCGGTGTGGTGATAGAAGACCCTCAGGATATGGATAAAGGGGAAACAGGGTTTGGTGAGATCTATGAATTGAATCCAGAAGATTACCCCGAGGAAGGGGTCCATGTGAAGGCCTATTTACCAGTAAATAGTTTTTTATCCGAGACAGTTGATGCAATTAAACAATCGGTTAACAACTTAAAGATGTTTGACATCGACATTGGGCATAATGATGTGACACTTAACGAAATTCATGAAGAAGACTGGGCTACCGCATGGAAGAAATATTATAAACCAGTAAAGATTTCTGAAAAAATTACGATCATCCCGACATGGGAAAACTATACACCCGTACAAAGTGATGAGTTAATTATTGAAATGGATCCCGGGATGGCATTTGGAACAGGTACTCATCCAACAACAGTCTTAAGCCTGCAAGCCATAGAGCAGTATTTAGCGAAAGATGATATTGTTCTCGACGTTGGGTCAGGATCAGGAGTTTTGAGTGTAGCTTCGGTACTGCTAGGAGCAGACCATGTCCATGCGTTTGACCTTGATGAAGTAGCCGTGAAGAGTACGATGAATAATGCGAAGTTAAATCAAGTTGCACATCAGGTAACATCGGCTAAAAATAACCTTCTACATGAAGTAACCATCGAACCAGACTTAATTGTATCGAATATACTTGCGGAAATTATTGTCCAGTTTGTAGACGATGCCTATCGTTTGCTGCAACCTGATGGGTATTTTATCACTTCAGGAATAATTGAGGGAAAAAAAGACCTCGTAAAGAACCGGCTTCAAGAGTCCGGGTTTGAGATTGTGGAAACGAACCGAATGGAAGATTGGATTTCTATCATAGCTAAAAAGCCGAAAATAAGGTGA
- a CDS encoding 16S rRNA (uracil(1498)-N(3))-methyltransferase: MQRYFVDRTNWTEDGVVIKGDDVHHMTRVMRMQEGDAFICIHPVHGPALCEIDKIAPGEKVTGAVREWVTEDKELPVKVTIVQSLGKGDKLEQVVQKGTELGACSFIPFEAKRSVVKWDAKKAKKKISRLQKIAKEASEQSERSTIPDVSDVMSMTELIRQSYQYDVKMIAYEREARSENHRSLAEQLQQVKRGQSVIILFGPEGGFTPEEADQLFLSDFLPVRLGPRILRMETAPLYFLSSLSYQIEELP; the protein is encoded by the coding sequence ATGCAGCGTTATTTTGTGGATCGAACGAATTGGACAGAAGATGGCGTAGTCATTAAAGGTGATGATGTCCATCATATGACTAGGGTGATGAGAATGCAGGAAGGAGACGCTTTTATCTGTATCCATCCTGTTCATGGCCCGGCTTTATGTGAAATCGATAAGATCGCACCAGGTGAAAAGGTAACGGGTGCTGTGAGGGAATGGGTAACAGAGGATAAAGAACTTCCGGTAAAAGTCACGATCGTTCAAAGTCTCGGAAAAGGGGATAAGCTCGAACAAGTCGTTCAAAAGGGCACGGAACTTGGTGCTTGCTCCTTTATTCCTTTTGAAGCGAAACGGTCGGTGGTAAAGTGGGATGCAAAGAAAGCGAAGAAGAAAATTTCCAGGCTCCAAAAAATAGCCAAGGAAGCGAGCGAACAGTCTGAGCGGTCCACAATTCCAGACGTATCTGATGTTATGTCCATGACAGAGCTGATCAGGCAGAGCTACCAGTATGACGTAAAAATGATCGCGTATGAGAGAGAAGCACGATCGGAAAATCACCGTTCATTGGCGGAGCAATTACAACAGGTAAAGAGGGGACAGAGCGTGATTATTCTATTCGGTCCAGAAGGCGGATTTACTCCTGAAGAAGCAGATCAACTCTTCTTATCAGACTTCCTTCCTGTACGATTAGGACCGAGAATTTTACGAATGGAAACCGCTCCACTATATTTTCTATCCAGTCTGTCTTATCAAATAGAAGAACTACCATGA
- the dnaJ gene encoding molecular chaperone DnaJ has product MSKRDYYEVLGVSKDASQQDIKKAYRKLARKYHPDVSEEENASDKFKEAKEAYETLSDQQKRTQYDQFGHAGPQGQGFGGFGGGGEDFGGFGDIFDMFFGGGGRRRDPNAPRKGADLQYSMTLQFEEAIFGKSTDVELPVEETCDTCEGSGAKPGTSPETCSHCQGSGQINQEQNTPFGRVVNRRVCHHCQGSGQIVKEKCNTCGGDGRVTKRNKIHIDIPAGIDEGQQIRVPGKGEDGVNGGPAGDLFVVIRVQPDEFFEREQDHIFCEMPLTFAQAALGDEIEVPTVHGKVKLKVPAGTQTGKTFRLKDKGSPNVLGRGHGDQHVKMRVITPKNLTDRQRELIREFSEISGNEVTEEQHGNFFDRMKRAFKGE; this is encoded by the coding sequence GTGAGTAAACGTGATTATTATGAAGTGCTAGGTGTATCTAAGGATGCTTCTCAACAGGATATTAAGAAGGCCTACCGTAAACTAGCACGTAAATATCACCCAGATGTCAGTGAAGAAGAAAATGCATCTGATAAATTTAAAGAAGCTAAAGAAGCTTATGAAACACTGAGTGACCAACAGAAACGTACCCAATATGATCAATTTGGTCATGCCGGCCCGCAAGGCCAAGGATTTGGTGGTTTCGGAGGCGGCGGCGAAGACTTTGGCGGCTTCGGAGATATTTTCGATATGTTCTTCGGAGGCGGCGGACGTCGTCGAGACCCTAATGCTCCACGCAAAGGGGCGGACCTCCAGTACTCTATGACGCTGCAGTTCGAAGAAGCCATCTTTGGTAAGAGTACAGATGTTGAGCTTCCTGTCGAAGAAACGTGTGATACATGTGAAGGATCGGGTGCTAAGCCTGGAACCTCACCAGAGACTTGTTCACACTGTCAGGGAAGCGGTCAGATTAACCAGGAACAAAACACGCCATTTGGCCGCGTTGTAAACCGAAGAGTGTGCCATCATTGCCAAGGAAGCGGTCAGATCGTTAAAGAAAAATGTAATACTTGCGGAGGAGATGGGCGTGTAACGAAACGAAACAAAATACACATCGATATTCCTGCAGGTATTGACGAAGGACAGCAGATTCGTGTACCTGGCAAAGGGGAAGACGGTGTCAACGGTGGCCCAGCAGGAGATCTGTTTGTTGTTATTCGTGTGCAGCCAGATGAATTTTTTGAACGTGAACAGGACCACATCTTTTGTGAAATGCCATTAACATTTGCCCAAGCTGCCTTAGGGGATGAAATCGAGGTGCCAACTGTGCATGGGAAGGTTAAACTTAAGGTGCCGGCTGGAACGCAAACAGGTAAGACGTTCCGTTTGAAAGATAAAGGTTCTCCAAATGTCCTTGGCCGCGGTCATGGAGATCAGCATGTGAAGATGCGTGTAATTACGCCGAAAAATCTGACAGATCGTCAACGTGAGCTAATTAGAGAATTTAGTGAAATTAGTGGCAATGAGGTAACAGAAGAGCAGCATGGGAACTTTTTTGATCGAATGAAACGTGCATTTAAAGGTGAATGA
- the hrcA gene encoding heat-inducible transcriptional repressor HrcA encodes MLTDRQLLILQVIIDDFILTAQPVGSRSISKKDAVTYSSATIRNEMADLEEMGYLEKTHSSSGRVPSEKGYRFYVDHLLSPLRLSNKEVKTIREAFKDRMMEFERVVQKSAGILSDLTNYTSIILGPEVFETKLKQLQIVPLNEQSAIAILVTNSGHVEHRAFNVPVEMKPAQLEKMVNILNERLRGVPLIHLHEKLQFEVRELVREHMDEQAFKYMQAALMDEQPAKLYIGGKTNILTQPEFKDLEKVRSLFATIEQENEMADLLRSGEQGLHVRIGHENPFDAMQNCSLITASYTLGNEQVGTIALLGPTRMEYNRVISLLSVLSKHMTETFKGWY; translated from the coding sequence ATGTTAACTGATAGACAATTGTTAATCCTGCAAGTGATTATTGATGATTTCATCCTGACTGCACAGCCAGTAGGCTCGCGGTCAATTTCAAAAAAAGATGCTGTAACCTATAGTTCAGCTACCATACGTAATGAAATGGCAGACCTTGAGGAAATGGGTTATCTTGAAAAAACTCATTCTTCTTCGGGACGGGTACCATCAGAGAAAGGTTATCGTTTTTATGTCGATCATCTTTTATCTCCGTTGCGACTATCAAACAAAGAGGTAAAAACAATCAGAGAGGCATTTAAGGATCGTATGATGGAGTTCGAACGGGTCGTACAGAAATCTGCCGGGATTTTATCTGATTTGACTAATTATACGTCGATCATACTCGGCCCCGAAGTATTCGAAACAAAGTTGAAGCAGTTGCAGATTGTACCACTTAATGAACAGTCTGCAATCGCCATTTTAGTTACGAATTCAGGTCATGTTGAACACAGAGCTTTCAATGTCCCTGTTGAAATGAAGCCGGCTCAGCTTGAGAAAATGGTTAACATTTTAAATGAGCGTTTGCGCGGTGTTCCACTAATCCATTTGCATGAAAAACTCCAATTTGAAGTTCGAGAGTTAGTCAGGGAGCACATGGATGAGCAGGCATTTAAATATATGCAAGCTGCTTTGATGGATGAACAGCCAGCTAAGCTTTATATTGGGGGGAAAACCAATATACTCACACAGCCTGAGTTCAAGGATCTTGAGAAAGTTCGTTCGCTCTTTGCTACAATCGAACAGGAGAATGAAATGGCAGATTTGTTGAGGTCAGGCGAACAAGGTCTTCATGTTCGGATTGGACATGAGAATCCTTTTGATGCTATGCAAAATTGCAGCCTGATCACCGCAAGCTATACCCTTGGAAACGAGCAGGTTGGGACGATTGCTTTGCTCGGTCCAACACGTATGGAGTACAATCGGGTGATTTCATTGTTAAGTGTTTTATCCAAGCATATGACAGAAACATTTAAAGGTTGGTATTAA
- a CDS encoding GatB/YqeY domain-containing protein: MSIQERLNQDMKTAMKARDKKTLGVIRMVKASMQNEAIKLGEDLSEEDELTVLSREVKQRKDSLQEFKEAGREDLVEGLNEEIEILQVYMPKQLTEEELEQIIQETIEEVGASSKSDMGKVMSAVMPKVKGKTEGSKVNKLVLKQLS; encoded by the coding sequence ATGTCAATTCAAGAACGTCTAAACCAGGATATGAAGACCGCGATGAAAGCGAGGGATAAGAAAACCCTTGGAGTCATTCGTATGGTTAAAGCTTCGATGCAAAACGAGGCGATTAAACTGGGTGAAGATTTGTCAGAAGAAGATGAACTGACTGTTTTATCTCGCGAGGTGAAACAGAGGAAAGATTCCCTCCAAGAGTTTAAAGAAGCTGGACGCGAAGATCTTGTAGAAGGACTTAATGAAGAAATTGAGATTTTACAAGTATACATGCCGAAACAGCTTACAGAAGAAGAACTTGAACAAATCATTCAAGAAACAATTGAAGAAGTAGGGGCTTCATCTAAGAGCGACATGGGGAAAGTCATGAGTGCTGTGATGCCTAAAGTAAAAGGTAAAACAGAAGGCTCAAAGGTGAATAAACTCGTACTTAAGCAATTATCTTAA
- the deoC gene encoding deoxyribose-phosphate aldolase, with protein sequence MEQNLAKMIDHTQLKPDTSKDKITEICNEAKEHGFMSVCVNPYWVEYSSQLLQGTDVRVCTVIGFPLGATTTETKVFETRQAIKNGATEVDMVINVGELKSGNTAAVQADIEAVVNEAKGKALVKVIIETSLLTDEEKVTASQLTKDGGADFVKTSTGFSGGGATVEDVSLMRKTVGPDLGVKASGGVRDYEGVRAVIEAGATRIGASAGIAIVNGGTGTSDY encoded by the coding sequence ATGGAACAAAATCTAGCAAAAATGATTGATCATACACAGCTAAAACCAGATACTTCTAAAGATAAGATTACCGAAATCTGCAATGAGGCAAAAGAACATGGCTTTATGTCTGTTTGTGTAAACCCTTACTGGGTGGAATATAGTTCACAATTGCTACAGGGTACAGACGTAAGAGTATGTACCGTTATTGGCTTTCCCCTAGGTGCAACGACAACAGAGACAAAAGTATTTGAAACACGCCAGGCTATTAAAAACGGTGCCACAGAAGTGGATATGGTGATAAATGTCGGTGAATTGAAATCAGGAAATACCGCAGCTGTACAAGCTGATATTGAAGCCGTTGTAAATGAGGCTAAAGGCAAGGCACTAGTAAAGGTGATTATTGAGACTTCCCTGCTGACTGATGAAGAAAAAGTTACAGCTTCACAATTAACTAAAGATGGCGGAGCCGATTTTGTTAAAACATCAACAGGTTTCTCAGGCGGTGGCGCAACGGTTGAAGACGTCAGCCTGATGCGGAAAACTGTGGGCCCGGACTTAGGTGTGAAAGCTTCTGGTGGTGTGCGCGATTACGAAGGTGTTAGAGCTGTTATTGAAGCGGGAGCAACTCGTATTGGGGCAAGCGCCGGAATTGCTATTGTCAACGGGGGCACAGGAACATCTGATTATTAG
- the dnaK gene encoding molecular chaperone DnaK — MGKIIGIDLGTTNSCVAVMEGGEAKVIPNPEGNRTTPSAVAFKNGERQVGEVAKRQAITNPNTILSVKRHMGTDYKVEVEGKEYTPQEISAAILQYIKGYAEDYLGETVEKAVVTVPAYFNDAERQATKDAGKIAGLEVERIINEPTAAALAYGIDKEDQDQTILVYDLGGGTFDVSILDIGEGTFEVVATAGDNRLGGDDFDEVIMDHMVAEFKKENGIDLSQDKMAKQRLKDAAEKAKKDLSGVAQTQISLPFITAGEAGPLHLEMNLTRAKFEELASDLIERSMKPTRQAMKDAGMSSNDIHKVLLVGGSTRIPAVQEAIKKEVGKEPSKGVNPDEVVALGASIQGGVLQGDVKDVVLLDVTPLSLGIETMGSVTTKLIERNTTIPTSHSQVFSTAADNQTAVDIHVLQGEREMAQDNKTLGRFQLTDIPPAPRGVPQIEVSFDIDANGIVNVRAKDMGTNKEQSITIKSSSGLSDEEVEEMVRQAEENAEEDKKKREAIELRNEADQLIFTTDKTIKDLEDKVTDEEKQNAETAKEELQTALEGEDLDQIKEKKEALQEQVQNLSVKLYEQAQQQAEAAQGEQSGAEDDVVDADYEEVNEDENKK; from the coding sequence ATGGGTAAAATTATTGGTATTGACTTAGGTACTACAAACTCTTGTGTGGCAGTAATGGAAGGCGGGGAAGCTAAAGTAATCCCTAACCCAGAAGGTAACAGGACAACCCCATCTGCGGTTGCATTTAAGAATGGTGAACGCCAGGTAGGTGAAGTAGCCAAGCGTCAGGCAATCACTAACCCAAACACGATTCTATCCGTTAAACGTCATATGGGTACTGATTATAAAGTAGAAGTGGAAGGTAAAGAATACACTCCACAAGAAATTTCAGCTGCTATTCTTCAGTACATTAAAGGTTATGCTGAAGACTATCTTGGTGAAACAGTTGAGAAAGCTGTCGTAACGGTTCCTGCATACTTTAACGATGCTGAACGTCAAGCTACGAAAGACGCTGGTAAAATTGCCGGTCTTGAAGTAGAACGTATTATCAATGAGCCGACAGCAGCGGCTCTTGCGTACGGAATCGATAAAGAAGACCAAGATCAAACGATTTTAGTCTATGACCTTGGTGGCGGTACGTTTGATGTATCTATCCTTGACATTGGTGAAGGTACATTTGAAGTTGTAGCTACAGCTGGTGACAACCGTCTGGGTGGAGATGACTTTGACGAAGTAATCATGGACCACATGGTAGCAGAGTTTAAGAAAGAGAATGGAATTGACCTTTCTCAAGACAAAATGGCTAAACAGCGCCTGAAAGATGCCGCTGAAAAAGCTAAAAAAGACCTTTCCGGTGTTGCACAAACGCAAATTTCTCTTCCATTTATTACAGCTGGTGAAGCTGGACCGTTACACTTGGAAATGAATTTAACTCGTGCGAAATTCGAAGAGCTTGCTTCAGATCTAATTGAACGTTCTATGAAGCCGACACGCCAAGCAATGAAGGATGCTGGCATGAGCTCAAACGATATTCACAAGGTACTTCTTGTTGGTGGTTCCACTCGTATTCCAGCTGTACAAGAAGCAATTAAGAAAGAAGTAGGAAAAGAACCTTCTAAAGGGGTTAACCCGGATGAAGTAGTAGCACTTGGTGCATCTATTCAAGGTGGAGTACTACAAGGGGACGTTAAAGATGTTGTTCTTCTTGACGTAACACCACTATCACTAGGTATTGAAACAATGGGATCTGTGACAACAAAACTGATTGAACGTAACACGACGATCCCGACAAGTCACTCTCAAGTATTCTCTACAGCTGCTGATAATCAGACAGCCGTGGATATCCACGTACTTCAGGGTGAACGTGAAATGGCTCAGGACAACAAAACACTTGGTCGTTTCCAATTGACTGATATCCCGCCAGCACCACGCGGTGTACCACAAATCGAAGTGAGCTTTGACATTGATGCGAACGGTATCGTTAATGTACGTGCCAAAGACATGGGGACGAACAAAGAACAATCCATCACTATTAAGTCTTCTTCTGGTCTTTCCGACGAAGAAGTAGAGGAAATGGTACGTCAAGCAGAAGAAAATGCTGAGGAAGATAAGAAGAAACGTGAAGCGATTGAACTTCGCAACGAAGCTGATCAGCTAATCTTCACGACAGATAAAACGATCAAAGATCTTGAAGATAAAGTAACCGATGAAGAAAAACAAAACGCAGAAACAGCTAAAGAAGAGCTTCAAACAGCTCTTGAAGGTGAAGACCTTGATCAAATTAAAGAGAAAAAAGAAGCACTGCAGGAGCAAGTTCAAAACTTATCCGTTAAACTTTATGAGCAGGCACAGCAGCAAGCAGAAGCAGCTCAAGGTGAACAATCAGGTGCAGAAGATGATGTAGTTGACGCTGACTACGAAGAAGTAAACGAAGACGAAAATAAAAAGTAA
- the rpsU gene encoding 30S ribosomal protein S21, whose product MSKTTRVRKNESLEDALRRFKRDVSKSGALSEYRKREYYDKPSVRRKKKSEAARKRK is encoded by the coding sequence ATGTCAAAAACAACTCGCGTCCGTAAAAACGAGTCTCTTGAAGATGCTCTTCGTCGCTTCAAGCGCGATGTATCGAAAAGCGGTGCATTATCAGAATATCGTAAGCGTGAATATTACGATAAGCCTAGCGTACGCCGTAAGAAAAAGTCTGAGGCCGCTAGAAAGCGCAAGTGA
- the grpE gene encoding nucleotide exchange factor GrpE, producing the protein MEEKDQQEQEIIEPETDEETVEFDREQSETEESSDELSQLQQEKEEVQNRLLRLQADYDNFRRRTSKEREADRKYRSQSIVEELIPVLDNFERALQVEVDGDTAQNFANGMKMVYDQFLEALVKEGVEEIPAQGEEFDPNLHQAVMQVEDDNFESNVVVEQLQKGYRLNDRVIRPAMVKVNQ; encoded by the coding sequence GTGGAAGAAAAAGATCAACAAGAACAAGAAATCATTGAACCAGAAACTGATGAAGAAACAGTTGAATTTGATAGGGAACAGTCCGAGACTGAGGAATCCTCTGACGAGCTGTCACAGCTTCAGCAAGAAAAGGAAGAAGTTCAGAATCGTTTGCTCAGACTTCAGGCTGATTATGATAATTTTCGCCGCCGAACTTCAAAGGAAAGAGAAGCGGATCGAAAGTATAGATCGCAATCAATTGTTGAAGAGCTGATCCCGGTCCTTGATAATTTTGAAAGAGCTTTGCAAGTCGAAGTGGATGGAGATACAGCCCAAAACTTCGCGAATGGAATGAAGATGGTGTATGACCAATTCCTGGAGGCTCTTGTCAAAGAGGGTGTCGAGGAAATCCCAGCTCAAGGGGAAGAGTTTGATCCAAATTTACATCAAGCAGTGATGCAAGTTGAGGACGACAACTTTGAGTCCAATGTAGTTGTAGAACAGCTGCAAAAAGGCTATCGTTTAAACGATCGGGTTATCCGACCGGCTATGGTAAAAGTAAATCAATAA